In Ascochyta rabiei chromosome 11, complete sequence, the following are encoded in one genomic region:
- a CDS encoding high-affinity iron permease, which translates to MPNVFAVPVFFICFRECLECSIIVSVLLAFLKQTLGPEHDAAIRKRLVRQVWAGVGLGVLICLIICAGVIGTFYTAGRNTFDKAENIWEGVFALIASIIITIMGAALLRVSKLQDKWRNKIRKVLAENDTSKPAGGRFKGWSEKYAMFILPFITVLREGIEAVLFIAGVGIGLPATSIPLAAICGLGAGALIGYLIYKGGNKTSLQIFLVISTCFLYLVAAGLFSKGVWNLEQNAWVKIAGEGAAEAGAGPGSYDIRKSVWHVNFGSPLENGSGGWGIFNSLFGWQNSATYGSVISYNLYWVAVIAGFVYLGWKERKEVAFDAAEDLSETSSGHAELAGKKTSEEGHVVASNVREIDV; encoded by the exons ATGCCAAACGTCTTTGCTGTTCCAG TCTTTTTCATCTGCTTCCGCGAATGCCTGGAATGCAGCATCATTGTCTCTGTGCTATTGGCTTTCTTGAAACAAACACTCGGCCCTGAGCACGATGCTGCAATTCGTAAGAGGCTCGTCCGTCAGGTCTGGGCCGGAGTAGGGCTGGGGGTGCTGATCTGCTTGATCATTTGTGCTGGCGTGATTGGAACAT TCTATACTGCAGGTCGCAACACATTCGATAAAGCCGAGAACATCTGGGAAGGCGTCTTCGCGCTGATTGCCAGTATCATCATCACCATCATGGGAGCTGCACTGCTCCGTGTCAGCAAGTTGCAAGACAAATGGCGCAACAAGATTCGCAAAGTACTGGCAGAAAATGACACAAGCAAGCCAGCGGGTGGCCGCTTTAAGGGATGGTCCGAAAAGTACGCCATGTTCATCCTGCCGTTCATTACCGTTCTTCGAGAAGGTATTGAGGCCGTGCTGTTCATCGCAGGCGTAGGTATTGGTCTTCCTGCGACGTCCATACCTCTTGCAGCCATCTGTGGTCTCGGTGCCGGAGCACTCATCGGCTACCTTATCTACAAGGGCGGCAATAAGACATCTCTCCAGATCTTCCTTGTCATCTCGACCTGCTTCTTGTACCTCGTAGCTGCAGGTCTGTTCTCCAAAGGAGTCTGGAACCTCGAGCAGAATGCCTGGGTCAAGATCGCAGGTGAGGGAGCTGCAGAAGCTGGTGCTGGGCCTGGTAGCTACGACATCAGGAAGAGCGTATGGCACGTCAAC TTTGGCTCACCCCTTGAGAATGGCTCCGGTGGTTGGGGCATCTTCAACTCGCTCTTTGGCTGGCAAAACAGTGCCACCTACGGCTCTGTCATCTCGTACAACCTTTACTGGGTCGCCGTCATCGCGGGCTTCGTGTACCTAGGCTGGAAGGAACGCAAGGAGGTCGCTTTCGATGCTGCTGAGGATCTGAGCGAGACGTCCAGCGGCCACGCAGAACTTGCAGGAAAGAAGACCAGCGAAGAGGGGCATGTCGTGGCGTCGAACGTAAGGGAGATCGATGTCTAG